The DNA sequence GTGTTACGGAAAAAACATTTGTAGACTCGAAGAAACAAGTACGTAGCTTTGAGTTTGACCGAACGGAAGCCGCTCGTACACGGTTGATTTTGGGATTGAGTTATCTTGAAAACAACAAATACGAGCAAGCCAAATTTAACTTGGAAAAAGCGTTAGAATTTGCGCCTACCCGAGCTGATGTCAATTACAGCTTAGGTTACTACTATCAAATGGTCGGTGAAATGGACATTGCCGAAACCTACTATTTAAAAGCCATAGACTTTGAACCTAACAACCCTGATACCCATAACAACTACGGTACGTTTTTGTGTAATGTGGGCCAGCTAGATAAAGCGGCGGGTTATTTCAAAAAAGCCATTTCTATTTCAAAGTACACACGCGCCGCTGATAGCTATGAAAACTTAGCCATCTGTGCGTTATCTAACGACGAAATTTTACAAGCACAAGAGTATTTCGAGCTTTCGTACAAGCACAATCCTGGACGACCTAACAATCTGTTGTCTTTGGCTGGTATCAAATACGCAACAGGTGACATAGTCGCTGCATTGGATTTTTATAGTCGTTATATGCGCATTTCTCAGCCTGGTCCTCGTGCCTTGTTACTGGGTTATATTTTAGAAGAAAAACGCGGTCGATTGACTCAAGCTAATAAGTATTTAGATCAATTGGTACAAACCTTCCCGAATAGCCGTGAAGCGTTATATGTGACCAGCAAAACCATCATTAATAGTGAATTTGAGCAGCTACGCTTGAAGTATCAGTCTAAGCGAAATAGTCCACAGATCCGCATTACGCGCAAAACGGCCACCTCAAATGAGAATCAGCCAAGTCGTGTAACCCAAAGCACGTCTTTGGTAAAAAAAGAGCAACAAGTGGATGACACCGAGCGCGAGCTGCGCAACCAAAACTTACGTGAAAACCAACGTACTTCTGGAGGCTTAGTGCTTCCTGCCACGGTTGCTACTGCGGTCAGTGAGTACGCGTCAAAAGCTGAGTTTGTGCAGGATGTCAAAGACAAAGTGGAGATGTTTTCAAAGCCTCTAACGGATACTGAAAAGGCTAAGATCCCAGAGCTAATTCAGTCGACGGTCGCGATTGAAAAAGAACAGCCTTTACCTGAAGAAAAAGTGCTAGTCTCGCCAATTAAAAACGCGGTTCTTGTTAATGATCGGGCTTCAACCCAAAACAACCGTGTATATTTACAACCTTCACCACAGGGTCTTATCGCACCGACGTACAAAATTCAAAAAGGCGACAACTTGTATCGAATTTCTCTTAAGTTCAATATTAAGGTGTCAACTTTAGCCAAATGGAATGGCTTGAATGATAAAGACATGGTTGTTGGCCACACTATTTACGTCGCTCAGCCTGAGCCTTATATGACACTAAACGCTGATAAAATGGTGTCTGACGTTGCTCGTGAAGAAGGTGTGAGCTTACAAACGTTGTTGCGTTGGAATAACTTGGAGCAAGACGGCTGGCTTAAAGAAGGCACGGAAATTTTAATGTCTGATCCGGATTTGTATACCACCAAAGAGCAACAAGCTAAGTATCAAAACCTAGGTGAACCTCTTGCAGTTACTCTTAGGGATGTAAACATTCCGACTCATACCGTAAAAGCGGGTGAGTTTTTGTATAAAATTTCTAGCCGTTATAACGTTAAGTTAGAAACCTTAATGAAGTGGAACAATTTAACTCAAAAATCGAAGCTTCAAATCGGTCAATCTTTATTCGTAGCCGATCCCGATATCTATTTTACAGTACCAAAACTGCAGTCCATTTCCGAAGTAGCCAGCAACCTTGATGTTGACGTTGCTGAACTAAAGCGCTGGAACCAAATCGATCGCGATGGGGTTGTTACAGCAGGGACTAAATTATTAAAAGTTAATCCGGAGCAGTATTAACAATGTCAGAGCAATCACCTCAGGAACAAGCAGAACACAACACGGAACAACCGACGCCAGAGTTTAGCAGCGGACAGATTTTGGCGAATGCTCGACAGTCTTTAGGCATTTCTTTAGAAGACTTGTCTGAACAAATTCGTGTGCCTTTAAAAGTACTTCAACAAATCGAAGCTGATGATTTGCCGACAAATTTACCAGAGACCTTTGTCCGTGGTTATATTCGCTCTTATGCGAAAAAAGTGGGCGTCGATGAGCATGCGGTGTTAAAAGAAGTAGAAACCATGGGTGCAAGCAAAGTTGATGCAATGGAAATGCACTCATTTTCTAAACGCAGCAAACGCAAGCGTACAGAACGTCGATTGACGATTATTTCGTGGGGTATCGTTGCCATTTTGGCCATCGCGCTTGTTGCTTGGTGGGTTCAAACCAAAGGTTCAGAAATGTTTGGTTCGACAAGTTCTACTAATAATGAGTTGCCAGTAGCGACGGCCACGGCCGAGCCAACAGGTACAGAGGAAAACACAGAAGAGTTACAATCACCAAAGGCACAGCTAGATGTTGCTGGTGAGCGAGTAATAGCTGAAACAACAAACGCTGATGTGACT is a window from the Psychrosphaera ytuae genome containing:
- the pilW gene encoding type IV pilus biogenesis/stability protein PilW, with translation MGRILIVLISAVLITACVTEKTFVDSKKQVRSFEFDRTEAARTRLILGLSYLENNKYEQAKFNLEKALEFAPTRADVNYSLGYYYQMVGEMDIAETYYLKAIDFEPNNPDTHNNYGTFLCNVGQLDKAAGYFKKAISISKYTRAADSYENLAICALSNDEILQAQEYFELSYKHNPGRPNNLLSLAGIKYATGDIVAALDFYSRYMRISQPGPRALLLGYILEEKRGRLTQANKYLDQLVQTFPNSREALYVTSKTIINSEFEQLRLKYQSKRNSPQIRITRKTATSNENQPSRVTQSTSLVKKEQQVDDTERELRNQNLRENQRTSGGLVLPATVATAVSEYASKAEFVQDVKDKVEMFSKPLTDTEKAKIPELIQSTVAIEKEQPLPEEKVLVSPIKNAVLVNDRASTQNNRVYLQPSPQGLIAPTYKIQKGDNLYRISLKFNIKVSTLAKWNGLNDKDMVVGHTIYVAQPEPYMTLNADKMVSDVAREEGVSLQTLLRWNNLEQDGWLKEGTEILMSDPDLYTTKEQQAKYQNLGEPLAVTLRDVNIPTHTVKAGEFLYKISSRYNVKLETLMKWNNLTQKSKLQIGQSLFVADPDIYFTVPKLQSISEVASNLDVDVAELKRWNQIDRDGVVTAGTKLLKVNPEQY
- a CDS encoding RodZ domain-containing protein; this encodes MSEQSPQEQAEHNTEQPTPEFSSGQILANARQSLGISLEDLSEQIRVPLKVLQQIEADDLPTNLPETFVRGYIRSYAKKVGVDEHAVLKEVETMGASKVDAMEMHSFSKRSKRKRTERRLTIISWGIVAILAIALVAWWVQTKGSEMFGSTSSTNNELPVATATAEPTGTEENTEELQSPKAQLDVAGERVIAETTNADVTNSTVSQAADKSTPPQTQQARESQLNTQTVEQQNSESPTTQSAVPTQNVATNGSESTQTTEVDTDGDTPKQQAPIVLSDAEKRLLADNGEVDESDFIKVEFEFENDCWVEVYDAFDERIAIGNKNAGYVMTLNAQGPFRVLLGNPDGVRIWVNGNPFDMSDLPKNRVARFEVDANL